Genomic segment of Ailuropoda melanoleuca isolate Jingjing chromosome 1, ASM200744v2, whole genome shotgun sequence:
TGCCTTTATTTGGGTGGAGCACACCCTTTGGTAGCTTTCTGAAAATGGCTGCATGGGAGATAAATTTTTGAGCATAGCATAACTAAAAATGACTTTATTCTGCCCTTATTCTTGATTGGTAATTTAGCTGGGTGTAATCTTCTGGATTGGAAGAGTTATCCCTTCGACTATTTTGTTGAAGACATAGAATGTTTCCAGAATTTCAAATGTTCCCTTGTGCTGTTTCTCAGTTAACCCACCTCCCCCAAGGAGTCGCTATTCCACCTTCTTTCCCCGTGGATTGGTTTTGCCAGTTCTACCTACTCTTTAGTTTATGGCTCCTTTTGCTCAACAGAATGTCTGTGACAAGCACACATGTGGCTGCAGAGTcagtagttcattcattttttttttctgtgctacAAGTTGCTACATTAAAACTTGCTATGCATTATCGATTCACTCTCTTTCCCAATAATAGAGATTTAGATTATGTCCAGATTTTGGCTAATATTGATGCtgctgctataaaaattcttgtggattttgtttttggtggacATATTTGCCAATCTTCAGTGTGCACCCAcgagtgcaatttctggatcgaATGATAGGCACATGTGCAATTTAGCTCATATTTTGTCCAATGGCTTTCTAAAGACATTTACCTTCCCACTGGCCAATCTTATGACTTGTAGTTACTCTATATCCCTTATAAAATGAGGTATtaccagtcttttaaaattttacccatGTTGGAAAGGGTGTAGCCATACCACATCATtgcatcaatttgcattcccTGGTGACTAAAGCTGCTCATTGAACATTTGGATATCTTTTCTTCTGAGGTGCATGTTCAAGtcatttgcttggtttttttaaatgtaggattatttgtatttctcattggcttataaaaatttattatatattccaaatatgaGTTAATTGTTGTATATATACAGTGGTGTGtgataaatgtttaataactggCTCtctagaaaacaacaacaacaaaaaagccctgATTTGTTGCATATGCCTTTCCCATGGTATAAATACACCACAGTTCTCATTGTGATGTTTTGAACACAGGCCTGGGAAGAACTTGATACAAGTTCTTCCAGCACTCCATTGGGTATGAGCATTACACACGACTCTTCCAAGTCAGgaacttgtttttctcattctatttttttttaaagattttatttatttattcgacagagatagagacagccaggaagagagggaacacaagcaggaggagtgggagaggaagaagcaggctcacagcagaggagcctgacgtggggctcgatcccataatgccgggatcacgccctgagccgaaggcagacgcttaaccgctgtgccacccaggcgccccatgtttttctcattctattgatggtgtcctttttaaaaagtcaactttaCTGAAGTATGATTTACATACGGTAATACGTACCCATCTAAAGCTTTTATTTGCTTAGCTTTGGGAAAATATGCACCTGTGTGACCACTGCCACAAGCAAGATATAGAACTTCTCCATCATCCCGAGAATTTCCCATGTGTTCTTCATCCCACCCCGTTGGACCCTGGCCCCAGGAAATCCAGAGCTCCTTCCCATCTAGGTTAGATCTGTGTTCTCTACGGTCTCATGTAAATTAATTATATAGTATGAACTCTTAGGGTTTGACTTCTTCCCCGAGTGTATTGAGATATTTAAATATGGATACGGTTGCCTTCTTTTtgtgctgagtagtattccatggcaGATATAACACAACTTGTTTATCCGCTCAGCTGTTGATGCACATACGGCTGGTACGAACATTCATGAACAATTCTTTGTGTGGACTTGTGTGGCcacttctcttgggtaaacaGCCAGGAGTGGCATGTCTGGGCCACATGATTGGTGTATGATTGAGAGACTGCGAAACCAGTTCCAAAGTGACCATACCCATATACATTCCTTCCAGCAAATGTTtatgttccagtttctccacatcctcgctgaCACTCAGGGTAATAGACTTGTTAACTTGAGGCGTCCTAATGGATGTGTTGTGGTGTTCATGGTGTCCTTTGAGGAATAGAAGTtcctaattttaatgaagtccagtgtaatgactctttctttcttttttaatatttatttattttttagagagggaaagtgcatgagtggggggaggggtagagagctagaaccttcaagcagactccccactgagcaaggagcccaacacgggactcaatcccatgacccatgagatcacgacccgagatgaaaccaagagttggacactgaaccgactgaggcacccaggcacccctgactctTTCCTTTTATGGTTAGTGTTTTTGATGTCTTTGCCAACCACACATTGTGAAGATATTCTCCTGTGTATCCTTTTGGACCTCCACTATTTTACCTTCTGCATTAAGCTCTGATGCTCTTACCCTCCCCCCATTAATTTCGTGCATGATGTGAGGAAGAAGGCAAAGTTTGTTTTCCCCATACAGACGCCCAGTCGGCTGGTCTCGTCACTGCCCCCACTAAACCGCAGCCACACCCTGATTGGGAATCACGTGGCACTGAGGCTGAGGGTCGTCCTGGACCCCTGGGGCCCCTGTGCTGCGCGTCTGCTCCTGCGTCAACCGCGGGTCTTGTACTTTGTGTGGCAGCAAGTGTCACCCTGACCTTCCAGGTTCTCCCGTGTTGCCGGCCTCTTCAGGCGTTTCACCTTCCCTTACACTGATTTCAGtgatattttcctagaaaattacCCCCTTAGTCCAAGAAATTTGATTGTGTTGATTTAAAGATGTAtatttctttccataatttaagATGTTCTCCATCTTCAGTCATGTGTCTGGTTTTATATTTAGTATCCactatgtctttttattgttttccagcatttttattctttcacagactttttttttttttaagattttatttatttattcgacagagatagagacagccagcgagagagggaacacaagcagggggagtgggagaggaagaagcaggctcatagcagaagagccttgtggggctcgatcccacaacgccgggatcacgccctgagccgaaggcagaggcttaaccgctgtgccacccaagcgcccctttcacagacttttaaaaaataaatgcttggtTTCCTTGATTATATCTACtattgctttttatgtttttaattcattgattttattaattgatttcttttatttcctttggaagttttttttaactttctgaattaaaatctcatttattttcaattttgcttattttctgcaGTATGTCCTTAAGGATTTGGTTACCCTCTGAGTCCTGCTTCACCCAAGCCCCCATGCTCTGAGGAGCAGTACTCGGACTGgctttgtttatttcctttgtttattaCACAATTTGTAATTGTGTTTCCATTTGCTCCCCAGTTTGAGAGAGcaactttaaattttctgaatgaaactttctttttattgtttctcatcTTACTGAATCTGGCTCAGGAATTCGTCTATAGAACACATTTTACCTTTCtacatagtatttttattataaaatatttcagaaagcatagaaaataatagaattaacATTCATGTATCTATGAGTTAACAGAAACCTTAATATTTTGCCATACTTATAGAATATTCCAGATGCTGTTGACAGCCCCatgtgcccctgccccctccgTTTGGGGTAGCCCCAGTTTGGAGGCTGGTAGTCACATTCCCACACACCCTCTTCTAGTTTTCATAGAGAAGTTTATAGCCACGAAGACTAAGTATCACTTTGTGGTTTTAGCCTTTCAGTGGGTGCCATTCTGCACGTGTCAATCTGCAGCgtgacttttctttttactcaGTGTTGTGTTCAGCCATGAAACAGATGTTTCAGTCACGTGGACTCTACCCCACGCTTTTCCTGAGTGTGTATGTACGTGGTCCAGTTGTCCGTTCTCCTACTGAAGGGTGTTTCATGGCGTTCAACACTTGGGCTTCAAACTCCATGGGGAAAGAGTCCACGTGTTTTTGACGTCTTTCTTGTGCACACATGTGACGTCTTCTCCAGGGGAGCCGTCCAGGGGTGTGGAATAAGCAAGGTTCAGCTCTTCTAAATGTTACCAACTTGCTCTAAAACATGAGGGCTCCCACCTGCAGCACAGAACGGACCTTGTTCCCATCTTCCCGGCCATGCTTACTGTCGTCAGATGCGAACATTTCTGCCAGGCTGATGGGCGTGGGGGTCCCCAGGATTTGGTGGTTTGCTAACGGACCTCCCAGGACTCAGCACGCAGAGCAAAATCAGACCAGGGCAAAGGTGCATGGGGAGAAGCTGAGGGATATGGGGCATGCATTTCCAGAGCCCTGGCCAGTGCGGTCAGACGGGACATGCCCAACTCCCCAGCCAGGAGCAGCGACAACTTGTGAGATGTGTCGCCCCCCAGGGAGCTCATCAGAGGTCAGCACGCAGGGTATTTATCAGGGCCGTGTCACGTGGGCACCCACTGCCTGGTGTGTACCAACATTCCAGATCCCCAGGAAGATGGGGTGTTCAGCACAAGCCATAGTGTTTGTACAGTTTATGCCCAGTGAGACCCTCCTAGCACATGGGTGCAAACCCTTCCCAAATCCACACTCCTAGACACCACCCGAGGGCCCACCTTGTGAGCAGGCTAAGGACAGCTGTTCCAGGCCTGCAGTGCTGGCTCTTATCGGCACGGGCCTGTGGAGTCCATCCTTCTGGAGTGCGGGGGCCGGAGAGAGTCTGGGCTCAGGGAGGTCACCCCTGAAGGGTGGCTCTTCCCCAGGCACTGCCATCAGACTACTGAGCCTTACAACCTTGAACGTGGATCCCTGTGCTGGACAAACGTGTCACCAGAGGCACCTCCTGGGCTCTACTGATGGGCAGGAACACGGCGGCCAGGGGACAAGCACAGGCCACCTTACGTGGGGGTGTCAGGTAGGGGTCTTTGTTGGAAACCACATATGCGAATTCTGGTTAAACCGATCAAAGTAGGAATTTATTGGAGGGTTTGACAGCTCGCAGAATGAGGGGCGATGACGAAACCAGCTCAGGAAGCAGTGCAGGAGCCAGGCCCACACCGGGCCAGCGGCGATGCTGAGACACAGCTCAGGAGATGTACCTGATCTCTCCCTTCACTGCAAGTAAGGTCCAGAGGCTTGGGGGAGCCCAGCTGGCCTTGTGGGTCACTGCCAACCCAGGTGTAGGAGGCAGGGCATGTCAACTTGGGAAAAGTTAGTACTGGAGGAAAATCAGTGGGAAAAATGCACGGTGGGGAACGGGTGACCAGTGTCCACCAcaggggccagggaagggggacAGACACTTGTCTTGCTGCTTAGTAAAGAATCCAGGCTGTGCAGATGCGCTCTTGAGATTTGGGGTGACCTTAAGAAGATCACTTAGCAGCAGGACTTCTGGGCCGAGGCGGGGCCACAGCAGGCCTGGCGGGAGCACACGGGGCGGCAGAGCAGGGACACGCAGGAGGCCCGGcggcagcagctgggctgggcaggaggaggcgggggcacagcagggggaggCGGGCACGCAGCAGGCGGGTCTGCACACGGGGCGGCAGAGCAGGGACACGCAGGAAGAGGGCCTGCAGCAGGAcgaggagcaggggctgggctggcagcaggagggggcagagcagggagaggcccccgggcagacaggggtgcagcagaggggcttgcagcagacaggggtgcagcaggcgggcttgcagcagacagacacacagcagtcttcctggcagggggaggagctgcTGCAGGAGGGCTGGCAGGAGCTGGTGCAGGCTGATTGGCAGGGGCTGGACACGCAGCTTGCAGGGGTGCAGAGGAGGGTCAGGCAGGAGCTGGGGACGCAGGAGGGGGGCTGGCAGCATGAGgaggatgagcagggggaggtcttgcagcagacaggggtgcagcagacaggggtgcaACACGCGggcttgcagcagacaggggtgcaACAGAGGggcttgcagcagacaggggtgcagcagaCGGGCTTGCAAcagacaggggtgcagcagaCAGGGGTACAGCACACGGGCTTgcagcagacagacacacagctgtcttcctggcagggggaggagctgcCGCAGGAGGGCTGGCAGGAGCTGGTGCAGGCTGATTGGCAGGGGCTGGACACACAGCTCGCAGGGGTGCAGAGGAGGGTCAGGCAGGAGCTGGGGACGCAGGAGGGGGGCTGGCAGCATGAGgaggatgagcagggggaggtcttgcagcagacaggggtgcagcagacaggggtgcaACACGCGggcttgcagcagacaggggtgcaACAGAGGggcttgcagcagacaggggtgcagcagaCGGGCTTGCAAcagacaggggtgcagcagaCAGGGGTACAGCACACGGGCTTgcagcagacagacacacagctgtcttcctggcagggggaggagctgcCGCAGGAGGGCTGGCAGGAGCTGGTGCAGGCTGATTGGCAGGGGCTGGACACACAGCTCGCAGGGGTGCAGATGAGGGTCAGGCAGGAGGCCGGGGTGCAGGAGCTGGGGGCGCAGCAGGGGGGCTCGCAGCAGCTCTCTGGGCAGTCGTCCACCTGCCAGGGGGAGTCGGGGCAGGAGTCACAGGAGCCAGGCAGGCAGACGCGGCTGCCATAGCTCAGGTCGCTGGAGCAGATGGACAGGGTGGACGCGGCCATGACGGTGgtggtggggctggaggagggtgtGAGTGTGAGTGCGACTGTGTG
This window contains:
- the LOC109490648 gene encoding LOW QUALITY PROTEIN: keratin-associated protein 10-4 (The sequence of the model RefSeq protein was modified relative to this genomic sequence to represent the inferred CDS: deleted 1 base in 1 codon), translated to MAASTLSICSSDLSYGSRVCLPGSCDSCPDSPWQVDDCPESCCEPPCCAPSSCTPASCLTLICTPASCVSSPCQSACTSSCQPSCGSSSPCQEDSCVSVCCKPVCCTPVCCTPVCCKPVCCTPVCCKPLCCTPVCCKPACCTPVCCTPVCCKTSPCSSSSCCQPPSCVPSSCLTLLCTPASCVSSPCQSACTSSCQPSCGSSSPCQEDSCVSVCCKPVCCTPVCCTPVCCKPVCCTPVCCKPLCCTPVCCKPACCTPVCCTPVCCKTSPCSSSSCCQTSSCQPSCSSSSPCQEDCCVSVCCKPACCTPVCCKPLCCTPVCPGASPCSAPSCCQPSPCSSSCCRPSSCVSLLCRPVCRPACCVPASPCCAPASSCQPSCCRRASCVSLLCRPVCSRQACCGPASAQKSCC